The Vigna unguiculata cultivar IT97K-499-35 chromosome 6, ASM411807v1, whole genome shotgun sequence genome contains a region encoding:
- the LOC114188333 gene encoding probable receptor-like protein kinase At2g42960 yields the protein MSANNSLHVELSKKTSFLGLKLWVLIGIGVGAFIVLILCALSVWVMFRRKSRRSLDKFSLSQIPRVSKDISVDKVGVQNSYDQAENVAIPVHDKASENNSDKFLVHLRKSKSSDADNISQCSSVYHHERGFSSMSGEEGSSGTVKKQSALAFGGVVTASPLVGLPEISHLGWGHWFTLRDLELATNRFSPENVIGEGGYGVVYRGRLINGSEVAVKKILNNLGQAEKEFRVEVEAIGHVRHKNLVRLLGYCVEGVHRLLVYEYVNNGNLEQWLHGAMSQQGILTWEARMKVITGTAKALAYLHEAIEPKVVHRDIKSSNILIDTEFNAKVSDFGLAKLLDSGESHITTRVMGTFGYVAPEYANTGLLNERSDIYSFGVLLLEAVTGRDPVDYSRPANEVNLVEWLKMMVGTRRAEEVVDSRLEVKPSTRALKRSLLVALKCVDPEAEKRPKMSQVVRMLEADEYPFREDRRNRKSRTISMEIESLKDISGPSGAEKVKGSESHAPETTQG from the exons ATGTCAGCAAACAATTCTTTGCATGTGGAATTATCGAAGAAGACTTCGTTTCTGGGATTGAAATTATGGGTTTTGATTGGGATTGGTGTTGGCGCTTTTATAGTTCTGATTCTTTGTGCATTATCCGTATGGGTGATGTTCCGGAGAAAGTCTAGGAGATCTCTGGACAAGTTCTCTTTGTCACAAATACCGCGTGTCTCAAAAGACATCAGTGTTGACAAGGTTGGGGTGCAGAATTCTTATGATCAAGCAGAAAATGTAGCAATTCCTGTTCATGACAAAGCAAGTGAGAACAATTCTGACAAGTTCTTAGTTCATTTGCGCAAAAGCAAATCCAGCGATGCTGATAATATCAGTCAGTGCAGCTCAGTTTATCATCATGAGAGGGGATTTAGTTCAATGTCAGGGGAAGAAGGAAGCTCTGGCACTGTTAAGAAGCAATCTGCATTGGCATTTGGAGGTGTGGTAACTGCCTCTCCTCTAGTTGGCTTACCAGAAATTTCTCATCTTGGGTGGGGTCACTGGTTCACTCTAAGAGATCTGGAACTTGCAACTAATCGATTCTCTCCGGAGAATGTGATTGGTGAGGGTGGATATGGGGTTGTATACAGGGGAAGATTGATCAATGGATCCGAGGTGGCGGTTAAGAAAATTCTTAACAACTT GGGACAAGCAGAGAAAGAGTTCAGGGTGGAAGTGGAAGCTATTGGCCATGTCAGACATAAAAATCTTGTGCGCTTACTTGGTTATTGCGTAGAAGGAGTTCACAG GTTACTGGTGTATGAATATGTGAACAATGGTAACTTAGAACAATGGCTACATGGGGCTATGAGCCAACAAGGAATACTTACCTGGGAAGCTCGGATGAAAGTTATAACTGGCACAGCCAAAGC ACTGGCTTATTTACATGAAGCAATAGAACCGAAAGTCGTTCACCGGGATATCAAGTCTAGCAACATATTGATCGATACCGAGTTCAATGCAAAAGTTTCTGACTTTGGTTTGGCCAAACTTTTGGACTCAGGAGAAAGTCACATTACTACTAGAGTAATGGGAACATTTGG CTATGTGGCACCAGAATATGCCAATACGGGTTTGTTAAATGAGAGGAGTGACATTTACAGCTTTGGTGTTCTCCTGCTAGAAGCAGTTACTGGAAGGGATCCTGTGGACTACTCACGTCCTGCTAATGAG GTGAATCTTGTTGAATGGCTCAAGATGATGGTGGGGACAAGAAGGGCTGAGGAAGTTGTGGATTCAAGGCTTGAAGTGAAACCATCAACACGCGCTTTAAAGCGTTCTCTTCTGGTTGCACTTAAGTGTGTTGATCCTGAAGCAGAAAAGAGGCCTAAAATGAGTCAGGTTGTGAGAATGCTTGAAGCCGATGAATATCCATTCCGAGAG GATCGAAGAAATAGAAAGAGCCGCACAATCAGCATGGAAATTGAGTCTCTGAAGGATATTTCTGGTCCATCTGGTGCTGAAAAGGTGAAGGGTTCTGAAAGCCATGCACCAGAAACAACTCAAGGGTAG
- the LOC114186870 gene encoding transcription termination factor MTERF2, chloroplastic-like isoform X3 has product MVPRILIITRVFASFTHCRSTQFQLGSLQQHKHHASLFMFNTFTSAEDSHKGDTFTVSYLSNSCGLSLELARKLSKRVNLKTPNGPNAVLDTLKNYGFSKYQVAKLVEKNPRLLVASVEKTLLPKLKFFNSIGVSNTVIHKIAHENPLILLRSLGKCLVPRYEIIRSVVRDDLEVVRVLKNAPLGFTYCDLLNDLVPNIGILRQYGVPQGSISLLMVNFPSAAMVKHSRFVEVVERVKKFGFDHKKTTFVMAIQVLLTMRKGAWESRFEIYEKWGWNWEMTLQAFVKFPNFMKLSEETITKKMTFLVKDMGLSSLDIAACPPVLAYNLEKRIIPRFSEHLPLLPDVYNGLIHHDDVK; this is encoded by the exons ATGGTGCCTCGTATTCTCATTATAACTAGAGTATTTGCGTCCTTCACACACTGCAGAAGCACCCAATTCCAATTGGGTTCTCTGCAGCAACACAAACACCATGCTTCTCTTTTTATGTTCAACACATTCACTTCTGCTGAGGACAGCCACAAAGGTGACACCTTTACTGTGTCTTACCTCAGCAACTCGTGTGGGTTGTCCCTGGAATTGGCCAGGAAACTCTCCAAGAGGGTGAATTTGAAAACCCCAAATGGTCCAAATGCTGTTCTTGACACTCTCAAGAACTATGGATTCTCCAAGTATCAGGTTGCAAAACTTGTTGAGAAAAATCCCAGGTTGCTTGTAGCAAGTGTGGAGAAGACCCTCTTGCCCAAACTCAAGTTCTTCAACTCTATTGGTGTTTCCAACACTGTCATCCATAAGATAGCGCATGAAAACCCCTTAATCTTGCTAAGGAGCCTGGGAAAATGCCTTGTGCCACGGTACGAGATTATCAGGAGTGTAGTTCGTGATGATCTGGAAGTTGTTAGAGTTTTGAAAAATGCCCCACTTGGTTTCACATATTGTGACCTATTGAATGACTTGGTACCTAACATCGGGATCCTGAGGCAGTATGGTGTGCCTCAGGGCTCAATCTCTCTGCTGATGGTCAACTTCCCCTCTGCAGCAATGGTGAAGCATTCAAGATTTGTGGAAGTTGTCGAGAGAGTTAAGAAATTTGGGTTTGATCATAAGAAAACAACTTTTGTCATGGCTATCCAAGTGCTTTTAACGATGCGTAAAGGGGCATGGGAATCCAGATTTGAGATTTATGAGAAGTGGGGCTGGAACTGGGAAATGACTCTTCAAGCGTTTGTGAAGTTTccgaattttatgaagttgtcggAGGAAACCATTACGAAGAAAATGACTTTCCTAGTGAAGGATATGGGTTTGTCATCATTAGATATTGCTGCATGTCCTCCTGTTCTGGCCTACAACTTGGAGAAGAGGATTATCCCTAGATTCtcg GAACATTTGCCTTTATTACCAGATGTCTACAACGGATTAATTCATCATGATGATGTTAAGTAA
- the LOC114187167 gene encoding transcription termination factor MTERF2, chloroplastic-like isoform X1, producing MVPRILVTRLFASFTNCRSTQFQWGSLLQHKHDASLFMFNTFTSGGDSHKGDTFTVSYLSNSCGLSLELARKLSKRVNLKTPDGPNAVLDTLKNYGFSKTQVAKVVEKNPRLLAASAEKTLLPKLKFFNSIGVSNSIIHRIALEDPVILQRSLEKCLVPRYEIIRSIVRDDRKVVSVLRNVPLGFTNCDLKKCLVPNIEILRQSGVPQGSISLMMVNATSSAMVKHSRFVEVVERIKKLGFDPKKTTFVMAIDVLLAISKGGWESRIQMYERWGWNCELALQAFLKFPNFMKLSEETVNKKMTFLVKDMGLSSLDIAAYPPVLAYSLEKRIIPRLSVIKILKSKGLLKSNLSFGSYMGSTEEIFLKKFVIGFQEHLPLLPDVYKGLIHHDDVM from the coding sequence ATGGTGCCTCGTATTCTCGTTACTAGACTATTTGCGTCCTTCACAAACTGCAGAAGCACCCAATTCCAATGGGGTTCTCTGCTGCAACACAAACACGATGCTTCTCTTTTTATGTTCAACACATTCACTTCTGGTGGGGACAGCCACAAAGGTGACACCTTTACAGTGTCTTACCTCAGCAACTCGTGTGGGTTGTCCCTGGAATTGGCCAGGAAACTCTCCAAGAGGGTGAATTTGAAAACCCCAGATGGTCCAAATGCTGTTCTTGACACTCTCAAGAACTATGGATTCTCCAAAACTCAGGTTGCAAAAGTCGTCGAGAAGAATCCCAGGTTGCTTGCAGCCAGTGCGGAGAAGACCCTCTTGCCCAAACTCAAGTTCTTCAACTCTATTGGTGTTTCCAACAGTATCATCCATAGGATTGCGCTTGAAGACCCTGTCATCTTGCAGAGGAGTCTGGAAAAATGCCTTGTGCCACGATACGAGATTATCAGGAGTATAGTTCGTGATGATCGGAAGGTTGTTAGTGTTTTGAGAAATGTCCCACTTGGTTTCACAAATTGTGACCTAAAGAAATGCTTGGTTCCAAACATCGAGATCCTGAGGCAGTCTGGGGTTCCTCAGGGTTCAATCTCTCTGATGATGGTCAACGCCACCTCTTCAGCAATGGTGAAGCATTCAAGATTTGTGGAAGTTGTCGAGAGAATtaagaaattagggtttgatCCTAAGAAAACAACTTTTGTCATGGCTATTGATGTGCTTTTAGCGATAAGTAAAGGGGGATGGGAATCGAGAATTCAGATGTATGAGAGGTGGGGCTGGAACTGCGAATTGGCTCTTCAAGCGTTTCTGAAGTTTCccaattttatgaagttgtcggAGGAGACAGTTAACAAAAAAATGACTTTCCTAGTGAAGGATATGGGTTTGTCATCATTAGATATTGCTGCATATCCTCCTGTTCTGGCCTACAGCTTGGAGAAGAGGATTATCCCTAGACTCtcagtaattaaaattttgaaatcaaaaGGTTTGCTTAAGAGTAATTTGAGTTTTGGTTCCTATATGGGCTCTACCGAGgaaatatttttgaagaaatttGTCATTGGTTTCCAGGAACATTTGCCTTTATTACCAGATGTCTACAAAGGATTAATTCATCATGATGATGTTATGTag
- the LOC114186870 gene encoding transcription termination factor MTERF2, chloroplastic-like isoform X2: protein MVPRILIITRVFASFTHCRSTQFQLGSLQQHKHHASLFMFNTFTSAEDSHKGDTFTVSYLSNSCGLSLELARKLSKRVNLKTPNGPNAVLDTLKNYGFSKYQVAKLVEKNPRLLVASVEKTLLPKLKFFNSIGVSNTVIHKIAHENPLILLRSLGKCLVPRYEIIRSVVRDDLEVVRVLKNAPLGFTYCDLLNDLVPNIGILRQYGVPQGSISLLMVNFPSAAMVKHSRFVEVVERVKKFGFDHKKTTFVMAIQVLLTMRKGAWESRFEIYEKWGWNWEMTLQAFVKFPNFMKLSEETITKKMTFLVKDMGLSSLDIAACPPVLAYNLEKRIIPRFSVSEIIGIGVMRYFGNGNALP from the exons ATGGTGCCTCGTATTCTCATTATAACTAGAGTATTTGCGTCCTTCACACACTGCAGAAGCACCCAATTCCAATTGGGTTCTCTGCAGCAACACAAACACCATGCTTCTCTTTTTATGTTCAACACATTCACTTCTGCTGAGGACAGCCACAAAGGTGACACCTTTACTGTGTCTTACCTCAGCAACTCGTGTGGGTTGTCCCTGGAATTGGCCAGGAAACTCTCCAAGAGGGTGAATTTGAAAACCCCAAATGGTCCAAATGCTGTTCTTGACACTCTCAAGAACTATGGATTCTCCAAGTATCAGGTTGCAAAACTTGTTGAGAAAAATCCCAGGTTGCTTGTAGCAAGTGTGGAGAAGACCCTCTTGCCCAAACTCAAGTTCTTCAACTCTATTGGTGTTTCCAACACTGTCATCCATAAGATAGCGCATGAAAACCCCTTAATCTTGCTAAGGAGCCTGGGAAAATGCCTTGTGCCACGGTACGAGATTATCAGGAGTGTAGTTCGTGATGATCTGGAAGTTGTTAGAGTTTTGAAAAATGCCCCACTTGGTTTCACATATTGTGACCTATTGAATGACTTGGTACCTAACATCGGGATCCTGAGGCAGTATGGTGTGCCTCAGGGCTCAATCTCTCTGCTGATGGTCAACTTCCCCTCTGCAGCAATGGTGAAGCATTCAAGATTTGTGGAAGTTGTCGAGAGAGTTAAGAAATTTGGGTTTGATCATAAGAAAACAACTTTTGTCATGGCTATCCAAGTGCTTTTAACGATGCGTAAAGGGGCATGGGAATCCAGATTTGAGATTTATGAGAAGTGGGGCTGGAACTGGGAAATGACTCTTCAAGCGTTTGTGAAGTTTccgaattttatgaagttgtcggAGGAAACCATTACGAAGAAAATGACTTTCCTAGTGAAGGATATGGGTTTGTCATCATTAGATATTGCTGCATGTCCTCCTGTTCTGGCCTACAACTTGGAGAAGAGGATTATCCCTAGATTCtcg GTTTCTGAAATTATCGGTATTGGAGTGATGAGGTATTTTGGGAATGGAAATGCATTACCCTGA
- the LOC114186870 gene encoding transcription termination factor MTERF2, chloroplastic-like isoform X1, producing MVPRILIITRVFASFTHCRSTQFQLGSLQQHKHHASLFMFNTFTSAEDSHKGDTFTVSYLSNSCGLSLELARKLSKRVNLKTPNGPNAVLDTLKNYGFSKYQVAKLVEKNPRLLVASVEKTLLPKLKFFNSIGVSNTVIHKIAHENPLILLRSLGKCLVPRYEIIRSVVRDDLEVVRVLKNAPLGFTYCDLLNDLVPNIGILRQYGVPQGSISLLMVNFPSAAMVKHSRFVEVVERVKKFGFDHKKTTFVMAIQVLLTMRKGAWESRFEIYEKWGWNWEMTLQAFVKFPNFMKLSEETITKKMTFLVKDMGLSSLDIAACPPVLAYNLEKRIIPRFSVIKILKSKNLLKSNMSFSSYMGFTEEIFLKKFVIDFQEHLPLLPDVYNGLIHHDDVK from the coding sequence ATGGTGCCTCGTATTCTCATTATAACTAGAGTATTTGCGTCCTTCACACACTGCAGAAGCACCCAATTCCAATTGGGTTCTCTGCAGCAACACAAACACCATGCTTCTCTTTTTATGTTCAACACATTCACTTCTGCTGAGGACAGCCACAAAGGTGACACCTTTACTGTGTCTTACCTCAGCAACTCGTGTGGGTTGTCCCTGGAATTGGCCAGGAAACTCTCCAAGAGGGTGAATTTGAAAACCCCAAATGGTCCAAATGCTGTTCTTGACACTCTCAAGAACTATGGATTCTCCAAGTATCAGGTTGCAAAACTTGTTGAGAAAAATCCCAGGTTGCTTGTAGCAAGTGTGGAGAAGACCCTCTTGCCCAAACTCAAGTTCTTCAACTCTATTGGTGTTTCCAACACTGTCATCCATAAGATAGCGCATGAAAACCCCTTAATCTTGCTAAGGAGCCTGGGAAAATGCCTTGTGCCACGGTACGAGATTATCAGGAGTGTAGTTCGTGATGATCTGGAAGTTGTTAGAGTTTTGAAAAATGCCCCACTTGGTTTCACATATTGTGACCTATTGAATGACTTGGTACCTAACATCGGGATCCTGAGGCAGTATGGTGTGCCTCAGGGCTCAATCTCTCTGCTGATGGTCAACTTCCCCTCTGCAGCAATGGTGAAGCATTCAAGATTTGTGGAAGTTGTCGAGAGAGTTAAGAAATTTGGGTTTGATCATAAGAAAACAACTTTTGTCATGGCTATCCAAGTGCTTTTAACGATGCGTAAAGGGGCATGGGAATCCAGATTTGAGATTTATGAGAAGTGGGGCTGGAACTGGGAAATGACTCTTCAAGCGTTTGTGAAGTTTccgaattttatgaagttgtcggAGGAAACCATTACGAAGAAAATGACTTTCCTAGTGAAGGATATGGGTTTGTCATCATTAGATATTGCTGCATGTCCTCCTGTTCTGGCCTACAACTTGGAGAAGAGGATTATCCCTAGATTCtcggtaattaaaattttgaaatcaaaaAATTTGCTTAAGAGCAATATGAGTTTCAGTTCCTATATGGGCTTTACCGAGGAAATCTTTTTGAAGAAATTTGTCATTGATTTCCAGGAACATTTGCCTTTATTACCAGATGTCTACAACGGATTAATTCATCATGATGATGTTAAGTAA
- the LOC114187167 gene encoding transcription termination factor MTERF2, chloroplastic-like isoform X2 has translation MVPRILVTRLFASFTNCRSTQFQWGSLLQHKHDASLFMFNTFTSGGDSHKGDTFTVSYLSNSCGLSLELARKLSKRVNLKTPDGPNAVLDTLKNYGFSKTQVAKVVEKNPRLLAASAEKTLLPKLKFFNSIGVSNSIIHRIALEDPVILQRSLEKCLVPRYEIIRSIVRDDRKVVSVLRNVPLGFTNCDLKKCLVPNIEILRQSGVPQGSISLMMVNATSSAMVKHSRFVEVVERIKKLGFDPKKTTFVMAIDVLLAISKGGWESRIQMYERWGWNCELALQAFLKFPNFMKLSEETVNKKMTFLVKDMGLSSLDIAAYPPVLAYSLEKRIIPRLSVIKILKSKGF, from the exons ATGGTGCCTCGTATTCTCGTTACTAGACTATTTGCGTCCTTCACAAACTGCAGAAGCACCCAATTCCAATGGGGTTCTCTGCTGCAACACAAACACGATGCTTCTCTTTTTATGTTCAACACATTCACTTCTGGTGGGGACAGCCACAAAGGTGACACCTTTACAGTGTCTTACCTCAGCAACTCGTGTGGGTTGTCCCTGGAATTGGCCAGGAAACTCTCCAAGAGGGTGAATTTGAAAACCCCAGATGGTCCAAATGCTGTTCTTGACACTCTCAAGAACTATGGATTCTCCAAAACTCAGGTTGCAAAAGTCGTCGAGAAGAATCCCAGGTTGCTTGCAGCCAGTGCGGAGAAGACCCTCTTGCCCAAACTCAAGTTCTTCAACTCTATTGGTGTTTCCAACAGTATCATCCATAGGATTGCGCTTGAAGACCCTGTCATCTTGCAGAGGAGTCTGGAAAAATGCCTTGTGCCACGATACGAGATTATCAGGAGTATAGTTCGTGATGATCGGAAGGTTGTTAGTGTTTTGAGAAATGTCCCACTTGGTTTCACAAATTGTGACCTAAAGAAATGCTTGGTTCCAAACATCGAGATCCTGAGGCAGTCTGGGGTTCCTCAGGGTTCAATCTCTCTGATGATGGTCAACGCCACCTCTTCAGCAATGGTGAAGCATTCAAGATTTGTGGAAGTTGTCGAGAGAATtaagaaattagggtttgatCCTAAGAAAACAACTTTTGTCATGGCTATTGATGTGCTTTTAGCGATAAGTAAAGGGGGATGGGAATCGAGAATTCAGATGTATGAGAGGTGGGGCTGGAACTGCGAATTGGCTCTTCAAGCGTTTCTGAAGTTTCccaattttatgaagttgtcggAGGAGACAGTTAACAAAAAAATGACTTTCCTAGTGAAGGATATGGGTTTGTCATCATTAGATATTGCTGCATATCCTCCTGTTCTGGCCTACAGCTTGGAGAAGAGGATTATCCCTAGACTCtcagtaattaaaattttgaaatcaaaaG GTTTTTGA